A single region of the Mercenaria mercenaria strain notata chromosome 6, MADL_Memer_1, whole genome shotgun sequence genome encodes:
- the LOC123548698 gene encoding uncharacterized protein LOC123548698: protein MESHVMMEAQFTDPFRRDEWEQLIIWLRDNFEQDELEKVMYFYQDEGKMETDEENNKENLRQKFYNTIDGDEDKLQAALKLQNVMKARQLHSDLGENLADKIQVFIDRLKTYRAKFEVETKQVFIGRDEVVELVMNLINNDGDISAVGLCGIGGQGKSLLAKQVCMRLAASSPPWIIIKADLRNKLATVDVIKSLLAADGGNFPMYGEQKQLQNVLKQRISQTETDVLFCLDDCDHVLKKERYQFMDFLNNVIMTASESKQKVRLLLTMREKLQERGEKEHKYTLKMSRRFAEVELHELEQADAEDLLRTCANTDIDAHVASAIVKECACSPLAVTVVAELIKNGKFTPERLMFNLQMDKKNVTKALKVDSCIKEAIDNLDTNPKKALVYLSVFQSSPFDLESASRVIGRLGSELQDLYNCHLIEAEELGSLKDKKQKMLYSLHPLVFRYISEWKKPNELKSAYQNFVSHYEKIVSSVVKLLESKYWKGQKKLESHKVHILKFYEIMSEHPELLKSHSKKTDDKGLLVKKRMSDLADILLSLVQNRRMFQSEADRALKARNVSVYIFWMVEKADVFLMLHDKVDIALEILDELSDKYPALRGLHDEPFYPGFVHGLFHKVKGLCRWKQHQHQDALAHLQLSIRFYNQVQLQCRRLPDDKTPYDIFVARIKCYMGQVYLDSGDFGRADQFLTEAHSLVKSMVEARTREEDELAKELHWDIPRYYYHFARIKLMKAKSDEEKHVREELLDKALEDLEKGIKLDEHLKLDYLDGYYSKYKLRADVNVEKGLLMEALDDANYVLDKRREILQPPHTHYTESVYQVGRIYMLIGNDLHQKGETEKARRYWICSSDYFKELKKCHLKDGGISVDNPVFKEIRRDHLKVTALTGNRPDVNQIEHFYRDVETGAYAPEKASSIKSMKQMMWTPVEMMKKYFGGGGKEFGDKDQEITKMENLAREQHERMIRGEPSGGARRDSGMGHSSSDYGELGDSMSSGSGSMSARMDRLRLEKSISLEDDVFQVPDETAPGTSKKSSKKRQKTIDENQES from the exons ATGGAGTCACATGTTATGATGGAAGCGCAGTTTACAGACCCGTTCCGGCGGGATGAATGGGAACAGTTGATAATCTGGTTGCGTGATAATTTCGAGCAGGATGAACTTGAAAAAGTGATGTATTTTTACCAAGATGAGGGAAAGATGGAAACAGATGAAGAAAACAACAAGGAGAACTTGAGGCAAAAATTTTATAATACCATCGATGGTG atGAGGACAAACTGCAAGCAGCCCTAAAGTTACAGAATGTAATGAAAGCTCGACAACTTCACTCTGATCTGGGCGAAAACCTTGCAGACAAAATACAGGTTTTTATAGATCGTCTGAAAACATACCGCGCAAAATTCGAGGTGGAAACGAAACAAGTTTTCATTGGTAGGGACGAGGTAGTGGAACTTGTTATGAATCTCATAAATAACGACGGAGATATTTCAG CTGTCGGACTATGTGGTATTGGAGGACAAGGTAAAAGTTTGCTAGCGAAGCAAGTTTGTATGAGACTAGCAGCTTCCTCTCCACCGTGGATAATTATAAAAGCGGATTTACG CAATAAGCTGGCTACAGTCGACGTGATCAAGTCATTGTTGGCAGCCGACGGCGGGAACTTTCCTATGTATGGTGAACAGAAACAGTTACAGAATGTGTTGAAGCAGCGTATAAGTCAAACTGAAACGG atgttttgttttgtttagatgATTGTGACCATGTATTGAAGAAAGAACGATATCAGTTCATGGACTTTCTCAACAATGTTATTATGACAGCCAGTGAAAGCAAACAGAAG GTAAGATTATTGCTGACAATGCGGGAAAAATTACAAGAACGTGGTGAGAAAGAACATAAATACACTCTCAAAATGTCAAGGAGGTTCGCGGAAGTGGAGTTACATGAGCTTGAACAGGCAGATGCCGAAGATCTATTGAGAACATGCGCGAACACC gaTATTGACGCACATGTGGCTTCAGCAATTGTGAaagagtgcgcatgctcaccactGGCTGTGACTGTTGTTGCCGAACTTATAAAAAATGGGAAGTTTACTCCAGAAAGGCTCATGTTTAATCTGCAGATGGATAAGAAAAATGTTACAAAGGCGCTGAAGGTTGACAGTTGTATTAAAGAAGCGATAGATAACTTGGATACAAACCCCAAGAAGGCACTTGTGTATCTTTCTGTTTTCCAGTCTTCACCATTCGACCTTGAATCTGCAAGCAGAGTCATAGGACGACTTGGCAGTGAGCTGCAAGACCTGTACAACTGTCATTTGATAGAAGCAGAAGAATTGGGATCACTTAAAGATAAGAAACAAAAGATGTTGTATTCGCTGCATCCTCTTGTATTTCGCTATATTTCTGAATGGAAGAAACCAAATGAATTGAAATCTGCTTACCAAAATTTCGTTTCCCATTATGAGAAAATTGTCAGCTCTGTGGTCAAGTTATTGGAATCAAAGTACTGGAAGGGTCAGAAAAAACTGGAATCCCACAAAGTTCACATCCTGAAGTTCTATGAAATAATGTCAGAGCATCCCGAATTACTGAAAAGCCATTCGAAGAAGACCGATGACAAAGGCCTGTTAGTAAAGAAAAGGATGTCCGATCTGGCTGACATTCTACTTTCACTCGTACAAAACCGACGTATGTTTCAG TCGGAGGCAGACAGAGCTTTAAAGGCGAGAAATGTGTCTGTATACATATTCTGGATGGTAGAGAAAGCAGACGTCTTCTTGATGCTACACGACAAGGTTGATATTGCTTTGGAAATACTTGACGAACTAAGTGATAAATATCCAG CGCTACGAGGTCTACATGACGAACCATTTTACCCTGGCTTTGTACATGGCTTGTTCCATAAAGTGAAGGGATTATGTCGGTGGAAGCAGCATCAACATCAAGACGCCCTTGCGCATCTACAGTTATCTATAAGGTTTTATAATCAGGTCCAACTTCAGTGCCGTCGACTGCCTGACGATAAAACTCCATACGATATCTTCGtcgccagaataaaatgctacaTGGGGCAGGTGTATTTGGACAGCGGAGATTTCGGAAGAGCAGATCAGTTTCTCACAGAAG CGCACTCTCTTGTAAAGAGCATGGTAGAAGCAAGGACTAGGGAAGAGGATGAGCTAGCAAAGGAACTACATTGGGACATTCCAAGGTATTACTACCATTTCGCCAGAATAAAGCTGATGAAAGCAAAATCTGATGAAGAAAAACATGTCAGAGAAGAATTGCTTGATAAAGCATTGGAAGATTTAGAAAAGG GAATTAAGTTAGACGAACATTTGAAACTGGACTATCTTGATGGATACTACTCTAAGTACAAACTGCGCGCCGATGTTAATGTAGAGAAAGGACTGCTAATGGAAGCGTTGGATGACGCTAACTATGTGCTAGATAAACGCCGTGAGATCTTACAACCGCCACATACACATTACACTGAAAGTGTCTATCAGGTTGGAAGGATATACATGCTGATAGGAAATGACCTTCATCAAAAAGGAGAGACAG AAAAGGCCAGACGTTACTGGATCTGTTCCAGCGACTATTTCAAGGAACTGAAGAAGTGCCATTTAAAGGATGGAGGGATTTCTGTTGATAATCCGGTATTCAAAGAAATCAGAAGAGATCATTTGAAAGTCACCGCACTCACTGGAAACAGACCGGATGTAAACCAAATAGAGCATTTTTACAGA GATGTTGAAACAGGTGCGTACGCACCAGAAAAGGCGTCCAGTATAAAGTCTATGAAACAGATGATGTGGACACCAGTGGAGATGATGAAGAAATACTTTGGTGGTGGTGGAAAGGAGTTTGGCGACAAGGATCAGGAGATAACG aaaatggaaAACCTTGCTAGAGAACAACACGAGAGAATGATACGTGGCGAACCTAGTGGCGGTGCAAGAAGAGATTCGGGCATGGGACATAGCAGTAGCGACTATGGGGAACTTGGCGACAGTATGTCATCGGGCAGTGGGAGCATGTCGGCACGCATGGATAGACTACGCCTAGAGAAATCCATATCATTAGAAGACGATGTCTTTCAAg TGCCTGATGAGACTGCTCCAGGTACATCGAAAAAGTCGTCAAAGAAACGTCAGAAAACAATCGATGAAAAccaagagtcataa
- the LOC123548701 gene encoding transmembrane protein 208-like isoform X3 gives MLSVFQAIFYGAQYLLFSESFTTFYIVLSVLALCVYGGCYKFMSSMAGQGIDINMESGMAEHAKDVLLLTAIVEVLALISNYFWLFWFVAPGRAFYLLWVNILSPWFFQEAPEVDEKKQKKMDRKMKRRQ, from the exons ATGCTGTCTGTTTTTCAGGCAATATTCTATGGTGCCCAATACCTgctattcagtgaatcatttacAACATTTTATATT GTACTGTCTGTGTTAGCATTATGTGTATATGGAGGATGTTACAAGTTTATGAGCAGTATGGCTGGACAAGGAATAGATATAAATATGGAGTCTGGAATGGCAGA GCATGCAAAAGATGTGTTATTATTGACAGCAATTGTAGAAGTTTTAGCAttgatttcaaattatttttggcTTTTTTGGTTTGTT GCGCCAGGTAGAGCATTCTATTTACTTTGGGTAAACATTTTATCGCCATGGTTTTTCCAAGAAGCTCCCGAGGTTGACGAAAAGAAGCAGAAAAAAATGGACAGAAAAATGAAACGACGACAATGA
- the LOC123548701 gene encoding transmembrane protein 208-like isoform X1 encodes MPPKGKQGTKGQKQIETENGQTLSFYMYIVLCVNAIFYGAQYLLFSESFTTFYIVLSVLALCVYGGCYKFMSSMAGQGIDINMESGMAEHAKDVLLLTAIVEVLALISNYFWLFWFVAPGRAFYLLWVNILSPWFFQEAPEVDEKKQKKMDRKMKRRQ; translated from the exons ATGCCG CCAAAAGGAAAACAAGGTACAAAAGGGCAAAAACAGATTGAAACAGAAAATGGACAGACACTATCATTCTACATGTACATAGTTTTATGCGTAAAT GCAATATTCTATGGTGCCCAATACCTgctattcagtgaatcatttacAACATTTTATATT GTACTGTCTGTGTTAGCATTATGTGTATATGGAGGATGTTACAAGTTTATGAGCAGTATGGCTGGACAAGGAATAGATATAAATATGGAGTCTGGAATGGCAGA GCATGCAAAAGATGTGTTATTATTGACAGCAATTGTAGAAGTTTTAGCAttgatttcaaattatttttggcTTTTTTGGTTTGTT GCGCCAGGTAGAGCATTCTATTTACTTTGGGTAAACATTTTATCGCCATGGTTTTTCCAAGAAGCTCCCGAGGTTGACGAAAAGAAGCAGAAAAAAATGGACAGAAAAATGAAACGACGACAATGA
- the LOC123548701 gene encoding transmembrane protein 208-like isoform X2 has protein sequence MYIVLCVNAIFYGAQYLLFSESFTTFYIVLSVLALCVYGGCYKFMSSMAGQGIDINMESGMAEHAKDVLLLTAIVEVLALISNYFWLFWFVAPGRAFYLLWVNILSPWFFQEAPEVDEKKQKKMDRKMKRRQ, from the exons ATGTACATAGTTTTATGCGTAAAT GCAATATTCTATGGTGCCCAATACCTgctattcagtgaatcatttacAACATTTTATATT GTACTGTCTGTGTTAGCATTATGTGTATATGGAGGATGTTACAAGTTTATGAGCAGTATGGCTGGACAAGGAATAGATATAAATATGGAGTCTGGAATGGCAGA GCATGCAAAAGATGTGTTATTATTGACAGCAATTGTAGAAGTTTTAGCAttgatttcaaattatttttggcTTTTTTGGTTTGTT GCGCCAGGTAGAGCATTCTATTTACTTTGGGTAAACATTTTATCGCCATGGTTTTTCCAAGAAGCTCCCGAGGTTGACGAAAAGAAGCAGAAAAAAATGGACAGAAAAATGAAACGACGACAATGA